ACAAGTTCTTAATTGtatatgaaatgaaattcacaCATTTGAATCTAATTACTAACTTCATTGCGACATATAATCGAAATTCGTCTACCTCTATCGATTTTCATACCTTTAAACACAGATTCGTCTTTTTTCAATATCTCATGAGTAAACTTGAACCTTACATCATCTCGCATTATATACAAAGATCTACGAGGTAACAGTACATCTAACTTTATAGACTTATTTTCTTCCATAATCAAACGCATTATACTATCAGACAGTAAACTAATACCGGCGATcgtatttccacaaaatttcacactATCGACGTGAGGTTTAATGTACCCAGATTCGTGTAAATCCAACACATGAACATGATGAATAAGACCACAACTCGGAGGAAATGCGAATTTCCTTACTCTTTCGATTATTTTCTGGTTTTCAGTGTTCCATTGAAGTCGTTCGAGTTCGCGAAATCCTATAATAGCATCGTCCCAGTGATCGTATTCGTATCTTTTACTACGTAAATCTGTTTGAGCTTCGTCGAATAATGCGTTTTCTTCGGTCTCGGAGATGAAATCGGGTACGATGGTCATGTCACGTAGGAAAACATCGGTGTAGTGATGCGATTCTGCGGAAATATCGTAATTAAAAGGTATGTTCGAAGATATACTACTTGTGTTGGACTGTGTTGAGTATTTGGTTAACGATAAAGGTGGATGAATTGGGATACACTTTTTGATGGTGAACTTgagaatgatatttttgaacattttctacGATGAAAACGAAAGCTGCGatcgtgaaaaattcagaaagttCTGAACGTTCAATCaattttgttgtgtttttgaaGAAGTGATAACAGAAGCGGATTGTGATAACGGACAGAAGGTGATGTTTGAATAGTGCCGAATTTCCCATTTCCAGTACTAGTTTATTGTGCGAATTTCATTTACGCGTAGACAAAG
The sequence above is a segment of the Planococcus citri chromosome 3, ihPlaCitr1.1, whole genome shotgun sequence genome. Coding sequences within it:
- the LOC135840849 gene encoding alpha-ketoglutarate-dependent dioxygenase alkB homolog 7, mitochondrial produces the protein MFKNIILKFTIKKCIPIHPPLSLTKYSTQSNTSSISSNIPFNYDISAESHHYTDVFLRDMTIVPDFISETEENALFDEAQTDLRSKRYEYDHWDDAIIGFRELERLQWNTENQKIIERVRKFAFPPSCGLIHHVHVLDLHESGYIKPHVDSVKFCGNTIAGISLLSDSIMRLIMEENKSIKLDVLLPRRSLYIMRDDVRFKFTHEILKKDESVFKGMKIDRGRRISIICRNEVSN